The DNA sequence GTCCTCCCGGTCCCGGACCGACACGACGGCGGAAACCGTCCCGCGCAAGCCCGTGGCGGCACCCGTCCCGGAGACGGCGACGGAGCACGTCCCGACCCCGACCCCCACCGAGCGGGAAGCGGAGCTGCCGTCACCGGCGCCCCCGCCGACGCCTACGCCGACGCCGACGCCGACGGTCGAGGAACCGGCGCACGTACCCGATACGCGCCGCCTGCCCGTACCGGAGCGGCCGACCACCCCGCCCGTGTCCGTACCCCCTGCCGAGGACGTGATCTCGCTCGGTCGGCCGGACCGGCAGGGGCGGGAGGAGGGGGCCTCCGCCCGCCGGCGCACCCTCACGCGGCGCTCCGCCGTTCTGGGAATGGCCATGGTCACGCTCGCGGCCGGCTCCGTTCTGACCTGGAAGCTGACCCGTGACGACACGCCCGGCGGCGGGACGCCCGGCGGCGGTTCCGCGGCCTCCACCATCACGGTGGTCATCGGAGTGGACGCACCGCTCAGCGGTGGCCTGTCGGCCATGGGGGTCGGCATGAAGAACTCCGCCGACCTGGCGGTCAGGACCTCCAACCGCGCCAAACACGTACCCGGCGTGAACTTCGAGATCAAGGCCCTGGACGACGAGGCCGCTCCCGCCAAGGGCCGGCCGAACGCCACCCGGTTCATCGACGACGAGAAGGTGCTCGGCGTCGTCGGGCCACTCACCTCCGGGGTCGCCAAGACCATGGCGGAACCGCTCGGACTGGCGAACCTCGTCAACGTCTCACCGGCCAACACCGACCCCGTGCTGACCCTGGGCCCCCACTGGGCCAAGGGGTCCAAGTCCCGCCCGTACACGTCCTACTTCCGAACCGTCGCCACGGACGTCGACCAGGGGCCGTTCGCCGCCCGGTACCTCCACGACGAGGCCGGGAAGAGGAAGCTGTACCTCATCTCCGACGCCAGCGCCTATGGCGACGGCCTCACTTCGGGGTTCAGTGCCGCGTTCGCGAAGCTCGGTGGGACCGTCGTGGGTACGGACCAAGTCGATCCCGCGCAGGACGACTTCTCCTACCTGGCCTCCCAGATTCGGGGCTCCGGCGCCGACGCCCTGTACTTCGGCGGCTACTACGACACCGCCGGGCCGCTCTCCGAGCAGCTCAAGCAAGCGGGCGTCACGATCCCCCTGATGGGCGGCGACGGCATCTTCGACCAGCAGTTCCTCACGGCGAACACGAAGGCCGAAGGTGACCTCGCCACGGGCATCGGCGTTCCTGCCGAGGACCTGGAAAAGGGACCGGACTTCCTTTCGCAGTACCAGGAGGCGGGGTACCCGGAGGCAGCCGGTGCGTACGGACCCTACGCGTACGACGCGACCTGGGCCGTCATCGAGGCGGTGAAGGCCGTGGTGGAGGCCCACGGCGGAACCCTCCCCGCGGATGCCCGGGCGAAGATGTCGCAGGCCGTGTCGGGGCTGGCGTTCGACGGAATCACCGGCCGTGTCGCCTTCGACGAGTACGGCGACGCTGTCAACCGCCAACTGACGGTGTACGCGGTGAAGGCCGGCAGCTGGACGACCGTGAAGAGCGGCTCCGGGGCCCCCTGATCCGGCCCTCGGGCGGCCGCTGCGTACGTACGCCGGAGGCGCCGTGGCTCCCCCCTTGGCAGCCACGGCGCCTCCTGTCCCACCGGCTGACCTACAGCCGTTGCCAGAGCGCCGGGACCACGGGCGGCTCCCAGCCCGTCTGGGCCTGGTGGCCCTGGATACAGCGGTAGCTCGCGCCGCCGTAGGTGACGGTGGCGCCGGCCGCGTAGACGGAGCCGGCCTTCCAGGTGCCGCCGGGCTCGGGGTCGCCCGGGCCGGGGCCCGGGTCGGTCCCGGAGACCTTGAGGGT is a window from the Streptomyces sp. NBC_01244 genome containing:
- a CDS encoding bifunctional serine/threonine-protein kinase/ABC transporter substrate-binding protein codes for the protein MTEQKSELIAGRYQLVEPIGQGGMGRVWRGIDQQLFGREVAIKEILFPAGLDDGDRATLLRRFTGEARAAVTLSHPGIITIHDVVEHHGAPVIVMEFIRGQSLAAVIRRQGRLPVERVAEIGAAMLGALTEAHDARIIHRDIKPDNVLLAKDRVVLTDFGIAHLADATTKLSRSGTVIGTPHYMPPEQLEGKRPTPANDLWALGATLYHAIEGRPPFEADGLHALAVAVFTRPHRPPAHAGPLAPVLDALLTKDPAQRASAAEAIELLASALRSSRSRTDTTAETVPRKPVAAPVPETATEHVPTPTPTEREAELPSPAPPPTPTPTPTPTVEEPAHVPDTRRLPVPERPTTPPVSVPPAEDVISLGRPDRQGREEGASARRRTLTRRSAVLGMAMVTLAAGSVLTWKLTRDDTPGGGTPGGGSAASTITVVIGVDAPLSGGLSAMGVGMKNSADLAVRTSNRAKHVPGVNFEIKALDDEAAPAKGRPNATRFIDDEKVLGVVGPLTSGVAKTMAEPLGLANLVNVSPANTDPVLTLGPHWAKGSKSRPYTSYFRTVATDVDQGPFAARYLHDEAGKRKLYLISDASAYGDGLTSGFSAAFAKLGGTVVGTDQVDPAQDDFSYLASQIRGSGADALYFGGYYDTAGPLSEQLKQAGVTIPLMGGDGIFDQQFLTANTKAEGDLATGIGVPAEDLEKGPDFLSQYQEAGYPEAAGAYGPYAYDATWAVIEAVKAVVEAHGGTLPADARAKMSQAVSGLAFDGITGRVAFDEYGDAVNRQLTVYAVKAGSWTTVKSGSGAP